A genome region from Maridesulfovibrio salexigens DSM 2638 includes the following:
- the amrS gene encoding AmmeMemoRadiSam system radical SAM enzyme, with translation MLHPARLWKPLKDGKVQCRLCSHFCIIDEQEHGKCGVRQNVDGQLMTKTYELVAALNVDPVEKKPLYHFLPGTETFSLGTQGCNFGCTFCQNASLSQHPKTGREITGQKVTPEILVEATIAHKCDSISYTYSEPTIFFELMQDTARLAHIKGLKNIMVSNGFQSPDCIEELTGLIDAANIDLKAFNDVFYRDTCGGRLNPVLDNLKHMKTNGWWVEVTTLLIPGKNDSPDELKEMAAFIANELGKEVPWHISRFHPDYKMQDCPVTPMEALQRARKAGTNAGLEYVYIGNIPGNESSATFCPDCHKELIKRFGFEMTKTGLSDGMCKYCGCKINGVF, from the coding sequence ATGCTTCATCCCGCCAGACTATGGAAACCGCTTAAGGACGGTAAAGTCCAATGCAGGCTATGCAGTCATTTCTGCATAATTGACGAACAGGAACACGGTAAGTGCGGGGTACGGCAAAATGTTGACGGCCAGCTCATGACCAAAACCTATGAGCTGGTAGCAGCACTCAATGTGGACCCGGTAGAAAAAAAACCGCTGTACCACTTCCTGCCCGGAACCGAGACATTTTCACTGGGTACACAGGGCTGCAACTTCGGCTGCACCTTCTGCCAGAATGCCTCCCTTTCCCAGCACCCCAAAACAGGACGGGAAATCACGGGACAAAAAGTAACCCCGGAAATTCTGGTGGAAGCGACCATCGCCCACAAATGTGATTCCATATCCTACACCTATTCCGAACCGACCATTTTTTTTGAGCTGATGCAGGATACCGCCCGTCTTGCCCATATAAAAGGATTGAAAAATATCATGGTCTCCAACGGCTTCCAAAGCCCGGACTGTATCGAAGAACTGACCGGACTGATCGATGCCGCCAACATAGACCTCAAAGCTTTCAATGATGTTTTTTATCGGGACACATGCGGGGGCCGCCTTAATCCGGTCCTCGACAACCTCAAGCACATGAAGACAAACGGCTGGTGGGTAGAGGTCACGACCCTGCTTATTCCCGGAAAGAACGATTCACCGGACGAATTAAAAGAAATGGCCGCATTCATCGCCAATGAGCTTGGTAAGGAAGTTCCTTGGCATATTTCCCGTTTCCACCCGGATTACAAGATGCAGGACTGTCCAGTCACCCCTATGGAAGCCCTGCAAAGAGCCCGAAAAGCAGGAACCAATGCGGGTCTGGAATATGTATACATCGGTAATATTCCGGGTAACGAAAGCTCAGCCACCTTCTGTCCTGATTGCCACAAGGAACTGATCAAACGATTCGGCTTCGAAATGACCAAGACGGGCCTCTCTGATGGTATGTGCAAGTACTGCGGGTGCAAAATTAACGGGGTATTTTAG